Part of the Chlamydiales bacterium genome is shown below.
ACTGCTAGAGCTAGTAGATGCGCTACTGCTAGAACTAGATGCTGCATCATAAAAAGGATTATTGGATGAGCCTATTATACTTGAAGGGGATGATGACATAGTTACTCCTGTTTTTTTTTATTATTATAAAATGAGGTTTGTAAAAACAGGGTCATTATAAGCTATAATTGGTGTTTATTGCAACATACGCGCAATTTACATGGCAAAAAATTAAATCCCCAATGTGTTTGAGGTTAATAGTGATGGTGTATCTTTCCCTCATCATGGCGCTGTTTAAAACGCTCTTCAATGGATTTGCTAAATTCTGTATGTGTAGGTGCTTCTTCAAGGGAACCTGAGGCAATTTTTTCTAGATAGTTGTTACTAACTTTTTTCTTTTTATCTTTTTTGATATTGTTTTTATTGGTTTTCATAAGCTTCTCCTCGTGTTGCCCATTCTCATATTCTGGAATTAAAAATTTTATTTGTCAAGCGGCTATTTTTTTCTTGCAATGGATTATAATTCGATGTAATATGAATAAATATTCATAAACGAGTGCATTTATGTCGGAAAAACAAAAAACAGAAGCAAGGCAAAAAGCAATTAAAGAGCTCATCCAAAAAGAAGTTGTATCTGATCAAAGAGCCCTTGTCGAGCTTCTGGAAAAGAACTACTCAATAGAGACAAATCAGGCAGTAGTCTCTAGGGATTTGCGCAAGTTGGGTGTTGTAAAAAAGCAGGTAGGTAGTGCTTTGCTTTATGAGCTTCCCTCAGTGCATGTAGATCAGGAGCTTTTGAAGCTTGCAATTACAGATATTCAACACAACGAAGTCATGATCGTCATTGATACAGGTCCAGGGCTTGCTGCATGTGTTGGGGAGTACTTAGATAAATGTAGTGATCTAGATATTTTAGGCTGTCTTTCAGGAGAAAATGTAGTTTTTGTAGTCCCTCGGTCCATTCATAATATAGCCAAAGTATTTGAAGATCTTTGTGAGCAGATGTTTTTTAAAAGAAAGGAATTTTAAGATGAATAAGAAAATTGTTTTGTTTTTGTGTATGGCCTTCTTGCTTTTGTTTTGCGGATGCTCTCAGAAGAAAAATGAACAAACTTTGCTCGTTGGAACAAATACAGAATTTCCTCCTTTTTCATTTAGAGAGAAGGGCGAAATTGTAGGTTTTGATATCGATGTTGTAAAAGAAGTTGTAAAAAGAATGCAGCGTGAAATTGTTTTCAAAGATATGCCCTTTGATGCATTGATTGCAGAGCTTAACTTAGGTCATGTTGATCTTATTGCAGCTGGTATGACTGCCACTCCTGAAAGAGCAAAGCGCGTATCTTTTAGCAAAGAGTACTTTCAAGGTGATCCTTTGGTTATTGTTGTTTTAGATTATAAAAAAAATAAGCAAACACTTACTCTTGAAGATTTTCTTGGAAAGAGAATTGTTGTTAATGAAGGGTTTACAGCAGACGTTTTTATGACATCTAAGGTAGGGTATGATATAATCCGTCTGCCTACTGTTGCAGATGGATTTATGGCTGTAAAAAGTGGAAGAGCTGATGCCTTTATAACAGCTGCTAGTACCGTAAAATCTTTTACCGATACACAGGATGCGTCTCAATTTCAATTGTTTCCTATCGATGGAACAAATGAAAATACAGCTTTAGTTGTTGCAAAAGATAATTTAGAGCTGCTTAAGAAGGTGCAAGCTGCACTAGATTCAATGGAAGCGGATGGAACGCTTTTGAAATTTAAAGAGAAGTGGAAGTTATCGTGATTGATTTTGATTTAATTTGGGAGTCTGTTCCAGCGCTTTTGCATGGAGCCTTAATGAGTTTGTTGATTGCATCT
Proteins encoded:
- a CDS encoding ABC transporter substrate-binding protein yields the protein MNKKIVLFLCMAFLLLFCGCSQKKNEQTLLVGTNTEFPPFSFREKGEIVGFDIDVVKEVVKRMQREIVFKDMPFDALIAELNLGHVDLIAAGMTATPERAKRVSFSKEYFQGDPLVIVVLDYKKNKQTLTLEDFLGKRIVVNEGFTADVFMTSKVGYDIIRLPTVADGFMAVKSGRADAFITAASTVKSFTDTQDASQFQLFPIDGTNENTALVVAKDNLELLKKVQAALDSMEADGTLLKFKEKWKLS